From the genome of Gracilinanus agilis isolate LMUSP501 chromosome 2, AgileGrace, whole genome shotgun sequence, one region includes:
- the LOC123233703 gene encoding olfactory receptor 1G1-like produces MDRGNQTRVSEFLLLGLSQHLEQQLILFGLFLIIYLVTVVGNLLIILAICSDSHLHTPMYFFLANFSFTDVCLSSTTVPKMLFNIQTHSQTICYGGCLTQIFFFLWFIGLDVFLLGIMAYDRLVAICHPLHYTILMSPQRCFLLVAVSLVLAHLYSLTHTILLAQLPFCAANTIPHFFCELLPLMKLSCSQPYANQHVLIYWGGALTILIPLMILISYVRIMNTILRIPSVKGKCKAFSTCGSHLSAVCLFYVAAIGVYFIPFETDSAGKDRLAAVMYAVVTPMLNPFIYSLRNTDMKAALGRILNRRSLLFL; encoded by the coding sequence ATGGACAGAGGAAACCAAACGAGAGTCTCTGAATTTCTCCTTCTTGGGCTCTCTCAACATCTGGAGCAACAACTGATTCTTTTTGGCCTGTTCCTGATCATATACCTTGTTACTGTGGTGGGGAACCTCCTTATCATTCTGGCTATCTGCTCTGACTCCCACCTTCACACTCCTATGTATTTCTTTCTGGCCAACTTCTCTTTCACTGATGTGTGTTTGTCCTCCACCACAGTGCCTAAGATGCTGTTCAACATTCAGACTCACAGCCAAACTATCTGCTATGGTGGGTGTCTTAcccagattttcttctttctgtggtTCATTGGGTTGGATGTGTTCCTCCTAGGAATTATGGCATATGACCGGCTTGTGGCTATCTGCCATCCTCTCCACTATACTATTCTCATGAGCCCCCAGCGCTGTTTCCTGCTGGTGGCTGTATCATTGGTCCTGGCTCACTTATATTCCTTGACCCACACCATTCTCCTGGCTCAATTACCCTTCTGTGCTGCTAACACTATTCCCCACTTCTTTTGTGAGCTCCTCCCTTTGATGAAGCTCTCCTGCTCCCAACCTTATGCCAACCAGCATGTGCTAATATACTGGGGTGGAGCCTTAACCATCCTGATCCCTCTCATGATTCTTATCTCCTATGTCCGCATCATGAACACCATTCTCCGTATCCCTTCAGTGAAGGGAAAATGCAAAGCCTTCTCCACCTGTGGTTCCCACCTCTCTGCTGTTTGCCTGTTTTATGTGGCTGCCATTGGAGTGTATTTCATTCCCTTTGAGACTGACTCAGCTGGAAAAGATAGGTTGGCAGCTGTGATGTATGCTGTGGTGACTCCCATGCTGAACCCCTTTATCTACAGCCTGAGGAACACAGACATGAAAGCAGCTTTGGGGAGAATCCTCAATAGGAGGTCATTATTGTTTCTATAA